The nucleotide sequence ATCAACGTGTTTCCTACCGAGGAAATCTACCGCGAGCAGTTCAAGATCTTCGCCGACATGACGCCCAAGGCCGGCACGCTCATCTACGACCGCGACGACGAGCAGGTGCAGCTCGTGACCGTGCCCAGCAGCCCCGACGTGGCCTACGTGGGCTACGGCCCGCACGAGCACGTCATCCGGGACGGCAAAACCTATCTGCTCAACAAGAAGGACGAGGAAGTGCCGGTGCAGGTGTTCGGCGAGCACAACCTGCGCAACATTTCGGCGGCCAAGGAAGTGTGCAAGTGCCTGGGCATTAAGGGCAAGGATTTTTACGAGGCGCTGGGTTCCTTCAAGGGCGCGGCGCGGCGGCTGGAACTGGTGCGCGAAGGCGCAGGCTCGGTGGTGTACAAAGACTTCGCCCACGCCCCTAGCAAGCTCAAAGCCACGGCTACTTCCTTTAAAAAGCAGTTCCCACAGCGCAAGCTGGTGGCCTGCCTGGAGCTGCACACCTTCAGCTCGCTCAACCCGGCCTTCCTGCCGCAGTACGCCCACACCTTCGACGCGCCCGATGTGGCCGTGGTGTACTTCAACCCCCACGTGCTGGAGCACAAGCGCCTGCCGGCCCTCCCGCCGGAAGCCGTGCAGCAGGCCTTCCAGCGCCCCGACCTGCGCGTGTTTACGGATAGCCGCGAGCTGGCCGCCTTCCTGCATGCCCAGGACTGGCACGAAGCCAACCTGCTGATGATGTCGTCGGGCACGTTCGACGGGCTGGATCTGGCCGAGCTGGCCGAAAAAGTGGTCCGCTAACCATGCAGGCTCCACTCAAACACCCGGTTCTGCTGCTGCACGGCGCACTGGCCAGCGAAAAACAGCTGCGCCCCTTAGCCCGCGAGCTGGCCGCGCACTACACGGTGCGCACCTTCAGCTTCGACGGGCACGGCGGCCAGCCGCTGGAAACGAACGTGTTTTCCATGCGCCATTTTGCGGGGCAGGTGACGCAGTTTCTGGATGCGCAGGACTGGGAGTCGGCGCACGTGTTTGGCTATAGCATGGGCGGCTACGCGGCGCTGGCGGCGGCGGTGGCCGCCCCACACCGGTTCCGCAGCATCACTACGCTGGGCACCAAGCTCGACTGGTCGCCGGCCACGGCCGCGCTGGAAACCCGGTTTCTGGACGTAGAGAAGATGCGGGAGAAGATTCCGCAGTTTGCCGCGCAGCTGGAGCAGCAGCACGCCCCCACGCCCCTGCCGGCGCTGCTGGCCGCCACAGCCGGCCTCATGCGCGGCCTCGGCGACGTGCCGCTGCTCACGCCCCAGAACCTGTCGGGGCTGGAAGTGCCGGTGCAGGTGCTGGTGGGCGAGCTGGACAAAACGGCCGGCGTGGATGCCTCCCGCCACTTCGCCGACTTCATGCCCCGCGCCACCTTCGAAATCATCTTCAACACCCCGCACCCGCTGGACAAGGTGAACCCGGACTTGCTGACGAGCCGCATTGCGCGCTTTGTGGAGCAGACGGAAGACCAGCGCCGCTAGCCTAGCTAGATTTCCGGCCACAAAAAAGGCCCGCCTTACGAGGCGGGCCTTTGCGGTTTATTCCGGTTTCATATCCGGCTCTGGCGGCACGGGTGGCGCGGCGGCTGGCCGTCTGCGCCGGTCGGTGGTGACCAATAGGGCCAGGCCGGTGAGGGCCAGACGCAGCATCCATTTACGGCTCAGCATGGCTAGCGGTTGAGAAGCAGGGTGTTGGTTTCCTCGACGCGCAGGTCGCAGCTGCTGCCGCCGGTGTTTTCCTCGCAGCTCGTGCCCACAATGTCGTTGTTTTCAAAATTGAAGAAGCAGAACGTGCAGCCCACGCCGTTGATGATGTAGCGCGAGGCGCTGGTGCTCAGGTACAGGTCGTTGTCGGTGGTCAGGTTCAGGGGGAGGGCCATGCCGCGGAACATGCCATTGCGCAGCCCTAGGCCCACCAGGTAGTACATGGCCGGGTCTTTGGGCTTGCCCTGCACCTTACGCACCATGGTTTTGTCGATGCTGGTGCCGTCGCCGAACTGCCGGCTGAAGGCCAACGCCAGTTGCTCGCGGGGCACCTCATACTTAATCAGGCCCCGGTCGCCGACGGAAGCTACCAGCTTGCTGGTTGGTTCGCGGCGGCGGCGGCTGGCCTCGCTGGTTTCGCCGTCGGGCGAACTCATTTCCGGAAAGCCACGCTTGGTGGTTTCGCAGGCAGGCAAGGAAGCAGTGAGCAAGCCTGCGGCCAGCAGCAGGCGCCAGAATGGCCGGGGGGAACCTATCATAGGAAACAGAATAAAACGAGGAGATTAACGAGCGGTATAGTACTTGCGGGCTTCGGGCAGGTCGCGCTGAATGTCGGCGATACGCGTGCCGTTGGAGGGGTGGGTGGAGAGGAACTCGGGGGGCGAGGCCTGGCCGTCACGGGCGTCCATGCGCTGCCAGAACTGCACGGCCCCATCGGGGTTGTAGCCCGCCATGGCCATAAAGATAAGGCCCAGGCGGTCGGCTTCCGACTCCTGGCTGCGGCCATACTTCAGCAACCCCAGCTGCGAGCCGGCCCCTACCACCTGCAGAAACACGTTCTGTGTAGCCGTGGGGTTCTGGCCGGCCGAGGCCGATAGCACGCCGCCCAGGCCCTGCGCCGCCATCTGCTGGCTCATGCGCTCCGAGCTGTGCTTGGCTACGGCGTGGGCAATTTCGTGGCCCATTACCACGGCTAGGCCGTTTTCATCCTGCGTGATGGGCAGGATGCCGGTGTACACGGCCACTTTGCCGCCGGGCATGCACCAGGCGTTTTCCTGCTTATCGTTGATCAGGTTGAACTCCCAGGCGTAGCCCTCCAGCTGAGTTTGGGCGTTCTGCTGGCGGAAGTAGGTGTCTACGGCCTGCTGAATGCGCTGGCCCACGCGCTTCACCATGGCGGCCTGCTCGCCGCTGCTCACCACCTGGCTGGAGGCCAGCACCTTCTGGTATTCGGTGGCGGCCATTTGGTTCATTTCCGTGTCGGAAACGAGGCTAAGCTGGCGGCGGCCCGTGATGGGCACCGTGGAGCAGGCGGCAGTAATTAACAGGCAGCTGGCGAGGGCGAGGTTGCGAAGCATGGGAAAGAGAGGCTTGGGGAATGAGAGAGGGCGCGGGCCCGGCCTGTCGACAGAGTCGGCCCGAGGCTTCTATACGTTGCCGGGCAACAAAAATGTTTATTTCACCCCGATTGGGCGGCGGCGTACCCGTTTTTTGCCGTTTCTTCGTTCTGCCGCTACGAATTAGCGGTAGTTTTGACTTTTGGGCGGCGGCCAGCCGGCAGCGCCCGCCTGTACGTATCCCCTGTTTCTGCGCTCCGGCCGCCACCCGCCGCCGGGCCCTTTCCTCTCCCCTGCTTTTTACGCTATGAAAATCCTCTGCATTGGCCGCAACTACACCGAGCACATTGCCGAACTCCAGAACGAAACGCCCGACGCCCCCGTCATCTTCGCCAAGCCCGACACGGCGCTGCTACAGCGCAACCAGCCGTTCTTCGTGCCTGATTTCTCGCAGGACATTCACCACGAGATAGAGCTGGTGCTGCGCATCTGCAAAAACGGCAAGAACATCGAGGAAAAGTTTGCGCCCACCTACTTCGACGCCATCGGCCTGGGCATCGATTTCACGGCCCGCGACCTGCAGAGCAAGCTCAAGAGCAAAGGCCTGCCCTGGGAGCTGGCCAAAGGCTTCGACGGCTCGGCCCCGATTTCGCAGGAGTTCAAGCCCGTGGCCGACTTCCCCGACCTGAAGAACATCAACTTCCGGCTGGAAGTGAACGGGCAGGTGCGCCAGCAGGGAAACTCCAGCCTGATGCTGCACGACTTCAACAAAATCATCAGCTACATCTCGCAGTTCATCACCCTGAAAATGGGCGACCTGATCTTCACGGGCACGCCCAGCGGCGTAGGCCCGGTGCAGCCCGGCGACCAGCTCACGGGCTATATCGAAGACCAGCAGCTGCTGAACCTGGCCGTGAAGTAGCCCCTGTAGTACGGACTGTAGTCCGTAGCTCGCAGCAACCACGCTACTCGGCGTTTGGTGTTAAGAATTGTGGCCCACGGGCTGCACTCCGGTATTGTGCCCGTATAGTAGGCTACGGACTGAAGTCCGTGCCACAGACTGCCGCCTACATTTCCTTTTTGAATGCCCAATACATTGTTTATCGGCTTTTCGCGTCGGCTGCTGAGTGTGGCGGCGCTGCCGCTGCTGCTCACCTGGCCGCCCACGTCCTGCGAAGGTCAGGCGCCTGATTCGTCGGCCCCGAAACCAGCCCCGACGGCCACTACCGTTACCCGGCATCCGGCCGTGGCGGATGGCTACTTTCTGTTTCCTATTAAGCCTGGTGTGCAGAACTACCTGGCCGGCAGCATGGGCGAGCTGCGCCCCAACCACTTCCACGGCGGCCTCGACATCAAAACCGACGGCCGCGTGGATTTGCCGGTGTACGCCGCCGCCGACGGCTACATCTCGCGCATGAAGCAGAGCAGCTACGGCTACGGCAACGTGCTCTACATCACCCACCCCAACGGCCTGACGACGGTATACGGCCACCTCAACCACTTCAAGGGGCCGGTGGCCGCCGAGCTGCTGCGCCGCCAGTACGAGAAGCAGACCTACGAGCTGGAGCTGTTCTTTGACAAGGGCCAGTTTCCGGTGAAGCGCGGCGAGGTGGTGGCGCTGTCGGGCAACACGGGCGGCTCGGCGGGCCCGCACCTGCACTGGGAAGTGCGCACCCCCGACGACCACCAGCTGAACCCGCTGCAGTTTGGGGGCTTCACCGAAATCCAGGACCACGTGGCGCCGCAGCTGCAGGCGTTTGCCGTGGAGGCCCTGGGCATTGAGGCCCGCGTGCAGGGGCGTTTCGGCAAGAGCATATTCGTGCCG is from Hymenobacter yonginensis and encodes:
- a CDS encoding M48 family metallopeptidase produces the protein MLRNLALASCLLITAACSTVPITGRRQLSLVSDTEMNQMAATEYQKVLASSQVVSSGEQAAMVKRVGQRIQQAVDTYFRQQNAQTQLEGYAWEFNLINDKQENAWCMPGGKVAVYTGILPITQDENGLAVVMGHEIAHAVAKHSSERMSQQMAAQGLGGVLSASAGQNPTATQNVFLQVVGAGSQLGLLKYGRSQESEADRLGLIFMAMAGYNPDGAVQFWQRMDARDGQASPPEFLSTHPSNGTRIADIQRDLPEARKYYTAR
- a CDS encoding UDP-N-acetylmuramate--L-alanine ligase, which produces MAATPSSLQRLHLIAIGGSIMHNLALALHKSGAHVTGSDDEIFEPAKGRLAKAELLPAAEGWFPEKVTADLDAVIVGMHARADNPELLRAQELGLRVYSFPEFIYEASKDKQRVVIGGSHGKTSITSLILHVLRYHGRKFDYAVGAQLEGFDLMVQLTDDAPIIIIEGDEYLSSPIDRRPKFHLYQHHIGVISGISWDHINVFPTEEIYREQFKIFADMTPKAGTLIYDRDDEQVQLVTVPSSPDVAYVGYGPHEHVIRDGKTYLLNKKDEEVPVQVFGEHNLRNISAAKEVCKCLGIKGKDFYEALGSFKGAARRLELVREGAGSVVYKDFAHAPSKLKATATSFKKQFPQRKLVACLELHTFSSLNPAFLPQYAHTFDAPDVAVVYFNPHVLEHKRLPALPPEAVQQAFQRPDLRVFTDSRELAAFLHAQDWHEANLLMMSSGTFDGLDLAELAEKVVR
- a CDS encoding alpha/beta fold hydrolase yields the protein MQAPLKHPVLLLHGALASEKQLRPLARELAAHYTVRTFSFDGHGGQPLETNVFSMRHFAGQVTQFLDAQDWESAHVFGYSMGGYAALAAAVAAPHRFRSITTLGTKLDWSPATAALETRFLDVEKMREKIPQFAAQLEQQHAPTPLPALLAATAGLMRGLGDVPLLTPQNLSGLEVPVQVLVGELDKTAGVDASRHFADFMPRATFEIIFNTPHPLDKVNPDLLTSRIARFVEQTEDQRR
- a CDS encoding fumarylacetoacetate hydrolase family protein — its product is MKILCIGRNYTEHIAELQNETPDAPVIFAKPDTALLQRNQPFFVPDFSQDIHHEIELVLRICKNGKNIEEKFAPTYFDAIGLGIDFTARDLQSKLKSKGLPWELAKGFDGSAPISQEFKPVADFPDLKNINFRLEVNGQVRQQGNSSLMLHDFNKIISYISQFITLKMGDLIFTGTPSGVGPVQPGDQLTGYIEDQQLLNLAVK